The proteins below come from a single Paenarthrobacter ureafaciens genomic window:
- a CDS encoding phosphotransferase family protein has translation MNAVEPEARVREFLLRHGLVQPSEAAQFTPLTGGVSSDLWRVDLPGRTLCVKGALGRLKVAQEWLAPTSRNRVEYDWLQFASRTAPQQVPQVLAYDELAGLFAMQFLPPEDYPVWKSELLAGHIDPASAQSVGELLGRLHSASTKDSTAATTFATDDNFDALRIEPYFRVTARANPDLEDRIDWLAEVTAGTHLTVIHGDVSPKNILLGPHGPVLLDAECGWFGDPAFDVAFCVNHLLLKAIVLPDRTEELHHSVHRLLEGYVQHIDWEAEDRLRERIAALLPLLALARVDGASPVEYLSLSQRNRVRELARSLMTGPISTVDVIVDDWMVAASAGRPDTAPIKEPTL, from the coding sequence GTGAACGCCGTGGAGCCTGAAGCCCGCGTGAGGGAGTTCCTGCTTCGCCACGGGCTCGTGCAGCCTTCCGAGGCGGCACAATTCACCCCCCTGACTGGTGGCGTGAGTTCGGACCTCTGGCGGGTGGACTTGCCTGGCCGTACGCTCTGCGTCAAGGGTGCGCTGGGCCGGCTTAAGGTAGCCCAGGAATGGTTGGCACCCACTTCCCGAAACCGGGTGGAGTATGACTGGCTGCAATTCGCCTCCCGGACTGCTCCCCAGCAGGTTCCGCAGGTGCTGGCTTATGACGAGCTAGCTGGATTGTTCGCCATGCAGTTCCTCCCGCCGGAAGACTACCCGGTGTGGAAGTCCGAGCTCCTTGCCGGGCACATCGATCCAGCGTCCGCGCAGTCAGTCGGAGAATTGCTTGGTCGCTTGCACTCAGCAAGCACCAAGGACTCAACGGCTGCAACCACGTTCGCTACTGACGACAACTTCGATGCCTTGCGCATCGAGCCCTACTTCCGCGTCACCGCCCGGGCAAACCCGGACCTTGAAGACCGGATCGATTGGCTCGCGGAGGTGACAGCCGGCACGCACCTGACAGTGATCCACGGGGACGTCAGTCCAAAGAATATTCTTCTTGGACCCCACGGGCCGGTGCTGCTCGACGCCGAGTGTGGCTGGTTCGGTGACCCTGCGTTCGATGTGGCGTTCTGCGTGAACCATTTGCTGCTCAAGGCCATCGTTCTGCCTGATCGCACCGAGGAATTGCATCACTCCGTCCATCGTCTGTTGGAAGGATATGTCCAGCACATCGACTGGGAAGCGGAAGACCGCCTTAGGGAACGCATCGCTGCGCTCCTGCCGCTGCTGGCACTTGCACGCGTTGACGGCGCATCCCCTGTGGAGTACTTGTCGCTATCCCAACGCAACCGGGTCCGGGAACTCGCGCGGTCCCTCATGACCGGCCCCATCTCCACGGTCGACGTGATCGTCGACGACTGGATGGTGGCGGCAAGTGCCGGCAGACCAGACACGGCGCCCATCAAGGAGCCAACCCTGTGA
- the eno gene encoding phosphopyruvate hydratase, giving the protein MSTIHHVHGRQIFDSRGRPTVEVEVVLHTGVRGRASVPSGASTGTHEAHELRDGDESAFDGLGVTAAVDHVNGEIAEALRGLDVENQRAIDERLRELDGTANLSRLGANAVLGVSLAVCRASAIARELPLYRRIAQLANIDEPALPMPMVNILSGGLHAGRGMDVQDFLAVPVAATSALEAIQLTSRVRAAAARLCAEQGLPTLLADEGGLSPACRTGEEALELITQSIEAAGLQPGTDIAIAIDVAASSLYDSSSGDYHLRRQERHFSTAEMIDMVSSWVDRFAIVSIEDPLDEDDWAGWEALTSQLGQRVRLIGDDLFTTNSSRLAQGIARGVANGVLVKVNQNGTLSGTLDVVAEARAAGYAPVVSARSGETEDDFLADLAVGTGAGQIKIGSVRNSERLAKYNQLVRIAEDSSLAFRQLPTLGTTPLAVR; this is encoded by the coding sequence GGCCGCCAAATTTTCGATTCTCGAGGACGACCCACTGTGGAGGTCGAGGTCGTCCTCCACACTGGTGTCAGGGGACGGGCATCCGTGCCTTCCGGCGCGTCCACCGGCACTCACGAGGCCCACGAACTGCGGGACGGGGATGAGTCGGCGTTCGACGGACTCGGCGTCACGGCAGCCGTGGACCATGTCAACGGCGAGATCGCCGAAGCGCTGCGTGGCCTCGACGTCGAGAACCAACGCGCCATAGACGAGCGACTTCGGGAGTTGGATGGAACAGCCAACTTGTCACGTCTTGGCGCCAACGCCGTACTCGGCGTGTCCCTGGCTGTCTGCCGGGCCTCCGCCATCGCGAGAGAGCTGCCACTGTATCGGCGAATCGCCCAGCTCGCCAACATCGACGAGCCGGCGCTCCCGATGCCGATGGTCAACATTCTTTCCGGCGGGCTGCACGCCGGCCGCGGAATGGATGTCCAGGATTTTCTGGCCGTCCCGGTAGCGGCAACGTCAGCCCTCGAAGCGATCCAGCTCACATCACGGGTGCGGGCGGCGGCCGCCAGGCTCTGCGCCGAACAGGGGCTGCCAACTCTGTTGGCCGACGAAGGCGGCCTCAGCCCGGCATGTCGGACCGGTGAAGAAGCCCTCGAACTGATCACACAGTCCATTGAGGCCGCGGGTTTACAGCCCGGAACTGACATCGCAATCGCCATCGACGTGGCCGCCTCGTCCCTGTATGACAGCAGCTCCGGTGACTATCATCTGCGCCGGCAGGAACGCCATTTCAGCACAGCTGAGATGATCGACATGGTCTCGTCCTGGGTGGATCGCTTTGCGATCGTCTCGATCGAAGATCCCCTTGATGAGGATGACTGGGCCGGATGGGAGGCACTGACCTCGCAACTGGGACAACGTGTCAGGTTGATCGGTGATGACCTGTTCACAACCAACAGCTCACGGCTCGCCCAAGGCATAGCACGCGGTGTCGCCAACGGTGTCCTCGTCAAGGTCAACCAGAACGGCACTCTTTCCGGCACACTCGACGTCGTCGCGGAGGCGCGCGCGGCTGGCTATGCGCCAGTTGTTTCTGCGCGATCCGGGGAGACCGAGGATGACTTCCTTGCGGACCTCGCAGTTGGCACCGGGGCCGGGCAGATCAAAATTGGCTCTGTCCGGAACTCGGAGCGACTGGCCAAGTACAACCAACTGGTGCGCATCGCCGAAGATTCGTCCTTGGCTTTCAGGCAGCTGCCCACCTTGGGCACCACTCCATTGGCTGTCCGGTGA